From Cydia strobilella chromosome 7, ilCydStro3.1, whole genome shotgun sequence, one genomic window encodes:
- the LOC134743231 gene encoding MAP kinase-interacting serine/threonine-protein kinase 1-like produces MVKKISEESVDSGVGRCSSQSSSERESDESPRGSEPSAPVPIPDSEDLQRRKEEARRKRRRKKRSGSSVVTSCFQDLYKLTGEVLGEGAYASVQTCVNIYTGQEFAVKIIDKVPGHARARVFREVETFHYCQGHPNIIQLIEFFEDTDKFYLVFEKINGGQLLSRIQEHHYFSEPQAAEIVREIANALHFLHGKGVAHRDLKPENILCVHTDRLCPVKICDFDLGSGISFTSSLAGPLATPQLMTPVGSAEFMAPEVVSLFAGSAATHYDKRCDLWSLGVIAYILLCGYPPFRADCGADCGWERGENCRACQDLLFTSIQEGRYTFPEEEWAGISGEAKDLIRQLLVREARRRLSAERVLQHPWLRRASDTRSGDRYPPLQTPINIKRNMSARNLSNFAESAMAVNRVIQQHFSMNYSYLEPSAPLRSSKSCQPVPVPVPVPVPVPVAVGRPCCAPLGLSPPADSQLLRRRLQDALAH; encoded by the exons GCGTAGGCCGTTGCAGCAGTCAGTCGTCGAGCGAGCGCGAGTCCGACGAGAGTCCGCGAGGCTCGGAGCCGTCGGCCCCCGTTCCCATACCTGACAGCGAGGATCTGCAACGGCGCAAGGAGGAGGCGCGAAGGAAGCGCCGGAGGAAGAAGCGCTCTGGAAGCTCGGTGGTCACATCGTGTTTTCAAG ACCTGTACAAGCTCACGGGCGAGGTATTGGGCGAGGGTGCGTACGCCTCGGTGCAGACTTGCGTTAACATCTACACTGGGCAGGAGTTCGCTGTGAAGATCATCGACAAAGTGCCGGGGCACGCCCGCGCCCGGGTGTTCCGCGAGGTGGAGACCTTCCACTACTGCCAGGGACACCCAAACATAATCCAGCTCATTGAATTCTTTGAGGACACCGACAAGTTTTATCTTGTCTTTGAGAAG ATCAACGGTGGCCAGCTCCTATCCCGCATTCAGGAGCACCACTACTTTTCGGAGCCGCAGGCGGCCGAGATCGTCCGCGAGATCGCGAACGCCCTACACTTCCTGCACGGCAAGGGCGTGGCGCACCGCGACCTCAAGCCGGAGAACATCCTGTGCGTGCACACGGACCGGCTGTGCCCCGTGAAGATCTGCGACTTTGACCTCGGCAGCGGCATCAGCTTCACGTCCAGCCTCGCGGGGCCGCTGGCCACGCCGCAGCTCATGACACCG GTGGGCAGCGCGGAATTCATGGCCCCTGAGGTGGTGTCGCTGTTCGCGGGCTCGGCGGCGACGCACTACGACAAGCGCTGCGACCTGTGGTCGCTCGGCGTCATCGCCTACATCCTGCTGTGCGGCTACCCGCCCTTCCGCGCGGATTGCGGGGCCGACTGCGGCTGGGAGCGCGGCGAGAACTGTCGCGCGTGTCAGGACCTCCTGTTCACTTCCATACAG GAGGGCCGCTACACGTTCCCGGAGGAGGAGTGGGCGGGGATCAGCGGCGAGGCCAAGGACCTGATCCGGCAGCTGCTGGTGCGCGAGGCGCGGCGACGGCTCAGCGCCGAGCGCGTGCTGCAGCACCCCTGGCTGCGCCGCGCCAGCGACACGCGCTCCGGCGACCGCTACCCGCCGCTGCAGACGCCCATCAATATTAAACG CAACATGTCGGCGCGCAACCTGTCCAACTTCGCGGAATCGGCCATGGCGGTGAACCGCGTGATCCAGCAGCACTTCTCCATGAACTACTCGTACCTGGAGCCCAGTGCTCCGCTGCGGTCCAGCAAGTCGTGCCagcccgtgcccgtgcccgtgcccgtgcccgtgcccgtgcccgtcgCCGTGGGCCGGCCGTGCTGCGCGCCGCTCGGCCTGTCGCCGCCCGCCGACAGCCAGCTGCTGCGCCGCCGTCTGCAGGACGCGCTGGCTCACTAG